A genomic stretch from Lepisosteus oculatus isolate fLepOcu1 chromosome 7, fLepOcu1.hap2, whole genome shotgun sequence includes:
- the nampt1 gene encoding nicotinamide phosphoribosyltransferase, translating to MEHTGTDFNILLATDSYKVTHYKQYPPNTSKVYSYFECREKKTDATKARKVKYDKTVFYGLQYILHKYLKGKVATPEKIQEAKEVYREHFQDDVFNEKGWNYILEKYDGHLPIEIKAVPEGSVIPRGNVLFTVESTDPECYWLTNWVETILVQIWYPITVATNSREQKKILAKYLMETSGNLEGLEYKLHDFGYRGVSSQETAGIGASAHLVNFKGTDTVAGIGVIKKYYGTKDPVPGFSVPAAEHSTITAWGKDHEKDAFEHIVKQFPSVPVSIVSDSYDIYNACEKIWGEDLRSLIESRSADAPLLVRPDSGNPLDTVLKVLEILGKKFLPVENSKGFKVLPPYIRVIQGDGVDINTLQEIVEGMKQHRWSIENISFGSGGALLQKLTRDLLNCSFKCSYVVTNGLGVNVFKDPVADPNKRSKKGRLSLHKRPNGEFVTLEEGKGDLEEYGADLLHTVFKNGKILKTYTFDEVRENAKLKESELEELLH from the exons ATGGAGCACACGGGCACGGACTTCAATATATTGCTCGCCACCGATTCATATAAG GTCACTCATTATAAGCAGTACCCTCCCAACACTAGCAAAGTGTATTCGTATTTTGAATGCCGTGAAAAGAAGACTGATGCTACAAAGGCCAGGAAGGTGAAATACGACAAGACTGTGTTTTATGGTTTGCAGTATATTCTCCACAAATACTTAAAAG GCAAGGTGGCGACCCCAGAAAAAATCCAGGAAGCCAAGGAGGTGTATAGGGAACATTTCCAGGATGATGTGTTCAATGAGAAAGGGTGGAACTACATTTTAGAG AAGTATGATGGCCATCTTCCCATTGAAATCAAGGCAGTCCCTGAGGGCAGCGTCATTCCAAGAGGAAATGTGCTTTTCACTGTCGAGAGTACAGATCCTGAGTGCTACTGGCTCACCAACTGGGTTGAG ACTATACTCGTCCAGATTTGGTACCCAATCACTGTTGCCACCAACTCCAGGGAACAGAAGAAGATTTTGGCAAAGTACTTGATGGAAACTTCGGGGAACTTGGAGGGCTTGGAGTACAAGCTGCATGACTTCGGCTACAGAGGCGTCTCATCACAGGAG ACGGCTGGAATTGGGGCATCAGCTCACTTGGTGAACTTCAAAGGAACAGACACGGTGGCTGGGATTGGCGTCATTAAGAAGTATTATGGGACGAAGGATCCAGTGCCGGGATTCTCAGTGCCTGCAGCAGAACACAg CACTATCACAGCCTGGGGGAAAGATCATGAGAAAGATGCATTTGAGCACATTGTGAAGCAGTTCCCTTCTGTACCAGTATCGATTGTCAGTGACAGCTATGACATTTACAATGCCTGTGAGAAAATCTGGGGAGAAGATCTGCGGAGTTTAATCGAGTCTCGGAGTGCAGACGCTCCTCTTCTCGTCAGGCCAGATTCTGGAAACCCCCTGGACACTGTATTAAAG GTCCTGGAGATTCTGGGAAAGAAATTTCTGCCTGTGGAAAACAGCAAAGGTTTTAAGGTGCTGCCTCCCTACATCAGGGTTATCCAAGGAGACGGAGTGGACATTAATACTTTACAGGAG ATTGTGGAAGGAATGAAACAGCACAGGTGGAGtattgaaaacatttcttttggaTCTGGAGGAGCGTTGCTGCAGAAGTTAACCAGAGACCTTCtgaactgttcttttaaatgcagCTATGTGGTCACGAATGGTTTAGGT GTAAATGTGTTCAAGGATCCCGTGGCAGATCCTAACAAAAGGTCGAAGAAAGGTCGTCTGTCTCTTCACAAAAGGCCGAATGGAGAATTTGTTACCTTAGAGGAAGGCAAGGGGGATCTGGAAGAATATGGAGCG GATCTGCTTCATACGGTTTTCAAAAATGGCAAGATACTCAAGACGTACACGTTTGATGAAGTGAGGGAAAACGCCAAGTTGAAGGAGTCCGAGCTGGAGGAGCTTCTTCACTGA